In Desulfofundulus kuznetsovii DSM 6115, the following are encoded in one genomic region:
- a CDS encoding DUF1156 domain-containing protein, whose translation MEQHAVPGTDLRLIEAGFPCHQVGAETQRERGASSALPPLYFLHVWWARRPLVPSRAAVLGSLLPAGTDPDWFLRQLGIEKVQALVNGEPWTLTGRLLNYLKTDKTGIEWLPVDDAVLRALEKEQERRKKNRDVIQKLCDADPSLGSHPVITRWLRESQPLPKPWPKKGDRLPVQRVAADPAHVNERIEFAKSERVKSVLGSVLKWDNEDLYAYGRAYAHHPVQMNKPLTVLDPTAGGGSIPFEAMRLGCNVIANELNPVAAVILYATLIYPARFGIGLVEDLEKWGNRLISHVEQKMADVTPFSPLPKEELEHLKKHCINCQEIVSQFDGPEQDQIGLIYCRQVTCPHCGGEAPLLNTCWLSKEGEKWGVRIVTDGRPRGGRVRFETYRLKGNRGPNGEDPDFATVKDGVGLCVHCRQAIPADEIKAQARGESPHGRWQDRLYCVVAVRYQPKLDKHGRPERYKSGERAGEIKTEKIRFFRPPNDRDLEALREAEKRLAECWPGWERQGLIPTESIPRGHKTMEPLRVGMTRWCDMFTPRQLLGHLILVEELNRLKPEILRELGEERGRAVVTYLQFMIDKCLDYNSKQTRWHYNRGVLINTFGRHDYSIKWTFGEMILTGPNSGAAWALAQVVDAYAGMAELLAPLHAKLNGAAPPVTIRCGTAARMEIPDGSVDLICIDPPYYNNVQYAELSDYFYVWQRRTLHDLYPELFRRRLTNKTDEAVANPARDGSAAGAQKEYERLMGEIFAECRRVLKDDGIMTIMFTHKTQEAWEALTRSLIENGWTITSSMPVESEAAESIHQKGMAAAASSIFLTCRKRQKTGGPPATWTGFGGTGVARRVREAVRQGLEELERLRLNPVDEMVASYGRALRVLSEHWPVLDGDEPVSPTRAMNEASAVVAQYQVARLTQGRLQVDDLHPEAAMALTLYGIFGLAEFPYDEALNLSRSLGIKLEVKTAGYTVNGRMTGINDENRGGRPGRGSAQEIGYHAPLVRRGSKLRLARPEERHKKRVDNPQTEWDVLHGLILAYREGDIPVARAYLAQHAPAREQVILDLLSVWAAEMTDEELRREAGAILFGLK comes from the coding sequence GTGGAACAGCACGCTGTGCCCGGAACGGACCTGCGCCTGATCGAGGCGGGCTTCCCCTGCCACCAGGTCGGCGCGGAGACACAGCGGGAGCGCGGTGCAAGTTCCGCTCTCCCACCACTATATTTTCTTCACGTCTGGTGGGCGCGGCGCCCCCTTGTGCCCAGCCGCGCCGCCGTTCTCGGCTCCCTCCTGCCCGCCGGGACGGACCCGGACTGGTTTCTCCGCCAGCTGGGCATCGAAAAAGTACAGGCGCTGGTGAACGGGGAGCCGTGGACGCTTACCGGTCGTTTGCTTAATTACCTAAAAACCGATAAAACTGGAATAGAGTGGTTGCCAGTTGATGATGCGGTCCTCAGGGCACTTGAGAAGGAGCAGGAACGACGGAAAAAGAACCGGGATGTTATTCAAAAGCTCTGCGACGCGGACCCGAGCCTTGGCAGCCATCCGGTGATTACACGCTGGTTACGAGAGTCCCAGCCGTTGCCGAAACCATGGCCTAAAAAGGGTGACCGCCTCCCGGTCCAACGGGTGGCGGCGGACCCGGCTCACGTTAATGAGCGGATTGAATTTGCTAAATCGGAACGTGTAAAAAGCGTTTTAGGTTCTGTCCTTAAATGGGACAATGAAGACCTTTACGCCTACGGGCGAGCTTATGCTCACCATCCAGTTCAAATGAATAAACCATTGACAGTACTCGATCCAACGGCAGGAGGAGGTTCTATTCCATTTGAGGCCATGCGCCTCGGATGTAATGTTATTGCGAATGAGCTAAATCCTGTCGCTGCTGTTATCCTCTATGCCACTCTGATCTACCCGGCGAGGTTTGGGATTGGTCTTGTTGAAGACCTGGAGAAATGGGGCAACCGCCTTATCTCACATGTAGAGCAAAAAATGGCTGATGTAACGCCGTTTTCACCCCTCCCAAAAGAGGAACTGGAACATCTCAAGAAACATTGTATTAACTGCCAGGAAATTGTTTCCCAATTTGATGGGCCTGAGCAGGATCAAATAGGCCTAATTTATTGTCGCCAGGTCACCTGCCCCCATTGCGGCGGCGAGGCACCCCTGCTGAACACCTGCTGGCTGTCGAAGGAAGGCGAAAAGTGGGGCGTGCGCATTGTCACGGACGGCCGGCCGCGGGGCGGCAGGGTCCGGTTTGAAACCTACCGCCTCAAGGGCAACCGGGGGCCGAACGGCGAGGACCCGGACTTCGCCACGGTGAAGGATGGTGTAGGCCTGTGCGTCCACTGCCGCCAGGCCATTCCCGCCGACGAGATCAAAGCCCAGGCGAGGGGTGAGTCGCCCCACGGCAGGTGGCAGGACCGTCTTTACTGCGTCGTGGCCGTGCGCTACCAGCCGAAGCTGGATAAACACGGCAGGCCCGAGCGCTACAAAAGCGGCGAGCGGGCCGGTGAAATTAAGACCGAGAAGATCCGCTTCTTCCGGCCGCCCAACGACCGCGATCTTGAGGCCCTGCGTGAGGCCGAAAAGCGCCTTGCCGAGTGCTGGCCCGGCTGGGAGCGGCAGGGGCTCATTCCGACGGAGAGCATTCCAAGGGGCCATAAGACAATGGAACCTCTACGTGTTGGCATGACGCGCTGGTGCGACATGTTCACGCCGCGCCAGCTCCTGGGGCACCTCATCCTGGTGGAGGAGCTCAACCGCCTCAAGCCGGAAATCCTCCGGGAGCTCGGCGAGGAGCGCGGCCGCGCCGTAGTTACATACCTCCAGTTTATGATCGATAAATGCCTGGATTATAACAGCAAGCAGACAAGGTGGCATTATAATCGAGGTGTCCTGATAAATACTTTTGGAAGGCATGATTATTCAATTAAATGGACGTTTGGCGAGATGATCTTAACCGGCCCCAACTCGGGCGCAGCCTGGGCGCTCGCGCAGGTCGTTGACGCCTACGCAGGAATGGCGGAACTGCTGGCGCCCCTGCACGCAAAGCTCAACGGGGCCGCGCCGCCGGTGACCATCCGGTGCGGCACGGCGGCCCGGATGGAAATCCCCGATGGTTCGGTGGATCTGATCTGTATCGATCCACCCTATTACAACAACGTCCAGTATGCAGAGCTGTCCGACTACTTCTACGTCTGGCAGCGCCGCACCCTCCACGACCTCTACCCGGAGCTGTTCCGGCGGCGGCTCACGAACAAGACGGACGAGGCCGTGGCCAACCCGGCGCGGGACGGGTCGGCCGCCGGGGCGCAGAAGGAATACGAGCGTCTGATGGGCGAGATTTTCGCCGAGTGCCGCCGCGTGCTCAAAGACGACGGCATCATGACCATTATGTTCACCCACAAGACGCAGGAGGCCTGGGAAGCGCTGACGCGCTCGCTGATCGAGAACGGCTGGACTATTACGTCGTCGATGCCTGTCGAATCTGAAGCGGCCGAATCCATTCACCAGAAGGGAATGGCAGCCGCCGCCAGTTCCATCTTTCTTACCTGCCGTAAGCGCCAGAAAACAGGCGGCCCGCCGGCCACCTGGACGGGATTCGGCGGCACGGGGGTGGCCCGGCGCGTGCGCGAAGCCGTGCGCCAGGGCCTGGAGGAGCTTGAGCGGCTGCGGTTAAACCCCGTGGACGAGATGGTGGCCAGTTACGGCCGGGCCCTGCGCGTGCTTTCCGAACACTGGCCGGTGCTGGACGGCGACGAACCGGTCAGCCCCACCCGCGCCATGAACGAGGCCAGCGCGGTGGTGGCCCAGTATCAGGTCGCCCGCCTGACGCAGGGGCGCTTGCAGGTGGACGACCTGCATCCCGAGGCAGCCATGGCCCTGACCCTCTACGGTATTTTCGGCCTGGCCGAATTTCCCTATGACGAGGCACTGAACCTCTCGCGCTCGCTTGGTATTAAACTGGAGGTCAAAACCGCCGGGTATACCGTTAACGGCCGGATGACCGGCATCAACGACGAGAACCGGGGCGGCCGCCCGGGGCGCGGCAGCGCGCAGGAGATCGGTTACCACGCGCCCCTTGTCCGCCGCGGGTCAAAGCTGCGCCTGGCCCGGCCGGAGGAGCGCCACAAAAAACGTGTGGACAATCCGCAGACGGAGTGGGACGTCCTGCACGGTTTGATTCTTGCCTACCGGGAGGGCGACATTCCCGTCGCCCGCGCTTATCTGGCGCAGCACGCGCCGGCGCGCGAACAGGTGATCCTGGATTTGCTCTCCGTATGGGCGGCGGAAATGACCGACGAAGAATTGCGCCGGGAGGCCGGGGCCATCCTGTTCGGCCTCAAGTGA
- a CDS encoding helicase-related protein: MESTGISSEGKGLRSRRWLLSYKTSSTLIDGRPVDMLHDFYIPALRLAVRYDRVAGYFRSSSLAAASMGFSAFTGRRGKMRLIVGADLEPEDVKAILAGDRERLAARLNGELDRPASWPEGVQNGVTLLAWMVAHGYLEVRVAFRVHKETGEPLPFDAVDDGYVHEKWFVLHDEFGNRLYGAGTLNESKTALILNAENIDIHCDWWGETDRRRVDEAVEAFENLWQGRVPHLPVMTLPEAVKRRLVRIAGEIDRPVEIDGTSAASGAVEPPPAMERLRFAVLRDAPKMPGGRFVGIKTAPVEPWPHQAVVVRRLVETWPHSYLLCDEVGLGKTIEAGLAFRSLYLSGLVKRILIAAPAGLTRQWQRQMASRVLLSFGRARTSPELSHEYIFPFAENRAAASIYEPDLVIVSTGLLARRERAAALVNAETFDIALVDEAHALRRRNPQGGSREHPDYGHLYLTVRDSLRVRARSLWLATATPMQIDPVEVCDLLALTNRAGAFQFDPALTLQYYEILGRLVRGQEASVQEWEFLRRSVRAVKMQDPVLWDFLEKSVIDGRIRTAVRQWLEYGRVPRGRDRELMYRLIFSASPLSRVMLRHTRRLLEIYRDNGQLQQNLPRRHILPVPRIVFTPLERRIYDRLEEYCAGLAGQLSGRKDQQTRQMVSFLLSFLRLRFASSLYALRETLRRRLRKVEATLKNQLVEEAGEPEPEFFPLAHPVFEDEIEDDLPLASESLLKNRTPADLEWERDRLKTMLEEMADITGLPSKMKVLLDTLNRRRDRQTGRIRQTVVFTRFYDTLRDIVTRLRRADPQMLVGTYAGREAGYFDPGTGKMIPVDHEEVKERFLRGEIDVLVCTDAAAEGLNLQTADLLVNYDLGWNPMKVEQRIGRIDRIGQKHEDIHVLNLCYSGSAEEEVYIRLLSRLARANMVVGTQQISLLPVGPEDFQELAEGKLTSEGLWARARERIEVQRRRVESMEIRPEELYEIYMRTARSGDGWAAPVDLPAIWEALSGSQYLRSLGCTVFLEPWPHLALSGIDGVPDGSVLTVSRELYEEGLAGGGVRVHFASYGDPFFDAVLEQFGRFGLPGCVRRVAVKVPGMNDVEMVGYAAACRGAGGVREVRLIRGWSDLEGLCLAEEESLTEAEVAPLREKLELLAREEFAPCLAAERIERENIRAARAQEMFNFLVIRDLLETRARPAGEGALFWPVLREVASLIEEREQILAGGLPAEALRAVVGELLFDCQVPGAGGKANVLVPRVLARAAVDAASRLADSMKVRKSELRVDTVLARLKREAEARWRQIR; this comes from the coding sequence ATGGAGTCAACCGGTATCTCTTCGGAAGGGAAGGGCCTGCGGTCCCGCCGCTGGCTCCTCTCCTACAAGACATCTTCAACTCTCATCGACGGCCGCCCGGTGGACATGCTGCACGATTTTTACATACCCGCCCTGCGCCTGGCAGTGCGGTACGACCGGGTGGCCGGGTATTTCCGCTCGTCCTCCCTGGCCGCCGCCTCCATGGGCTTCTCTGCCTTTACCGGCCGGCGGGGCAAAATGCGCCTCATCGTCGGTGCCGACCTGGAACCGGAAGACGTAAAGGCCATCCTGGCCGGTGACAGGGAGCGGCTGGCGGCGAGGTTGAATGGTGAGCTCGACCGGCCCGCGTCCTGGCCGGAGGGCGTGCAAAACGGCGTAACGCTCCTGGCCTGGATGGTGGCCCACGGGTACCTGGAGGTGCGCGTGGCTTTCCGGGTGCACAAAGAGACCGGCGAGCCGCTTCCCTTCGATGCGGTGGACGACGGCTACGTGCACGAAAAATGGTTTGTTCTGCACGATGAATTCGGCAACCGCCTGTACGGGGCGGGTACGCTCAACGAATCAAAAACGGCCCTTATCCTTAATGCCGAGAATATCGATATCCACTGCGACTGGTGGGGGGAGACGGACCGCCGGCGGGTCGATGAAGCCGTGGAAGCTTTTGAAAACCTCTGGCAGGGCCGGGTCCCCCACCTGCCGGTAATGACCCTGCCGGAGGCGGTTAAGCGGCGCCTGGTCCGGATTGCGGGAGAAATTGACCGCCCGGTGGAGATTGACGGCACCAGTGCCGCCTCCGGGGCGGTGGAACCACCTCCGGCCATGGAGCGGCTGCGGTTTGCCGTTTTGCGCGACGCGCCGAAAATGCCCGGCGGCCGGTTCGTGGGCATAAAGACCGCGCCTGTGGAACCGTGGCCGCATCAGGCCGTGGTCGTGCGCAGGCTGGTGGAAACCTGGCCGCACTCCTACCTGCTTTGCGACGAGGTGGGCCTGGGCAAGACCATCGAAGCCGGGCTGGCGTTCCGCTCCCTGTACCTTTCGGGCCTGGTGAAGCGCATCCTCATTGCCGCACCGGCCGGCCTTACCCGGCAGTGGCAGCGCCAGATGGCGTCCAGGGTCCTGCTTTCCTTCGGCCGGGCGCGCACCAGCCCGGAGCTCTCCCATGAATACATTTTTCCGTTTGCAGAGAACCGGGCGGCGGCGTCGATTTACGAGCCGGACCTGGTCATCGTGTCCACGGGGTTGCTCGCCCGCCGGGAACGGGCCGCGGCCCTGGTAAACGCCGAAACTTTTGATATCGCCCTGGTGGACGAGGCCCATGCGCTCCGGCGGCGGAACCCCCAGGGGGGATCCCGGGAGCACCCGGATTACGGGCACCTCTATCTGACCGTCCGCGATAGCCTGCGGGTCAGAGCACGCAGCCTGTGGCTGGCCACCGCCACACCCATGCAGATCGACCCCGTGGAGGTTTGCGACCTGCTGGCCCTGACCAACCGCGCCGGTGCGTTCCAGTTCGACCCGGCACTGACCCTGCAGTATTACGAGATCCTGGGCAGGCTCGTGCGCGGGCAGGAGGCCAGCGTTCAGGAATGGGAGTTCCTGCGGCGCTCCGTGCGGGCAGTGAAAATGCAGGACCCGGTGCTCTGGGATTTTCTTGAGAAAAGTGTCATCGACGGGCGCATCCGGACGGCGGTGCGGCAGTGGCTTGAATACGGGCGGGTTCCCCGGGGCAGGGACCGGGAGTTAATGTACCGCCTGATTTTCAGCGCGTCGCCGCTCTCGCGGGTGATGCTGCGCCATACCCGGCGCCTGCTGGAAATCTACCGCGACAACGGTCAGCTGCAGCAGAACCTACCCCGGCGCCACATTTTGCCTGTGCCCCGGATCGTCTTTACCCCGCTGGAGCGGCGTATCTACGATCGGCTGGAAGAATACTGCGCCGGCCTGGCCGGCCAGCTCAGCGGGCGTAAAGACCAGCAGACCCGCCAGATGGTCAGTTTCCTGCTGAGCTTTTTGCGTCTCCGGTTCGCCTCCAGCCTGTATGCGCTCCGCGAGACCCTGCGGCGGCGCCTGCGCAAGGTGGAAGCCACGCTGAAAAATCAGCTCGTTGAAGAGGCAGGTGAACCCGAACCTGAATTTTTCCCGCTTGCGCACCCGGTATTTGAGGATGAAATCGAGGACGACCTGCCCTTAGCCTCCGAATCCCTGTTGAAGAACAGGACTCCGGCTGACCTGGAATGGGAGCGGGACCGTCTTAAAACCATGCTCGAGGAAATGGCCGATATTACCGGACTGCCGTCCAAAATGAAGGTGCTCCTTGACACGCTAAACCGGCGCCGGGACCGGCAGACCGGGCGTATCCGGCAGACCGTCGTCTTCACCCGTTTTTACGATACGCTCAGGGATATCGTAACCCGGCTGCGCCGGGCTGATCCCCAGATGCTCGTCGGCACCTATGCGGGTCGGGAAGCCGGGTATTTCGACCCCGGAACTGGAAAGATGATCCCGGTGGACCACGAAGAGGTGAAGGAGCGGTTCCTGCGCGGCGAGATCGACGTTCTTGTCTGTACGGACGCGGCGGCGGAAGGTTTAAACCTGCAGACCGCCGACCTGCTGGTCAACTACGATCTGGGCTGGAACCCGATGAAAGTGGAGCAGCGGATCGGGCGCATCGACCGCATCGGGCAGAAGCACGAGGACATCCATGTTCTCAACCTCTGTTATTCGGGCAGTGCTGAGGAAGAGGTTTATATCCGCCTGCTGTCCCGCCTGGCCCGGGCCAACATGGTCGTGGGCACGCAGCAGATCTCTTTGCTCCCGGTGGGACCGGAAGATTTTCAGGAGCTGGCCGAAGGAAAGCTCACTTCCGAAGGACTGTGGGCCCGCGCCCGGGAAAGGATTGAGGTCCAGCGCCGGCGGGTGGAGAGCATGGAGATCCGCCCGGAAGAACTTTACGAAATCTACATGCGCACAGCCCGGTCTGGCGACGGGTGGGCCGCCCCGGTGGACCTGCCGGCCATATGGGAGGCCCTGAGCGGATCGCAGTACCTGCGGAGCCTGGGATGTACCGTATTCCTGGAGCCCTGGCCGCATCTTGCGCTTTCCGGTATAGACGGCGTGCCGGATGGCTCAGTCCTCACCGTTTCCCGGGAGCTTTACGAGGAAGGCCTGGCCGGCGGTGGAGTGCGCGTTCATTTTGCCTCGTACGGCGATCCCTTCTTCGATGCTGTCCTGGAACAGTTCGGCAGGTTCGGGCTGCCCGGGTGCGTGCGGCGGGTAGCCGTTAAAGTTCCCGGCATGAATGATGTGGAGATGGTGGGTTACGCGGCGGCCTGCCGCGGGGCCGGTGGCGTGCGCGAGGTCCGGCTCATCCGGGGATGGAGCGACCTGGAGGGTCTTTGCCTGGCGGAGGAGGAATCCCTGACAGAAGCGGAGGTCGCACCGCTGCGGGAAAAACTGGAGCTGCTGGCCCGGGAAGAGTTCGCACCCTGCCTGGCGGCGGAGCGGATCGAACGGGAGAACATCCGCGCCGCCCGGGCGCAGGAGATGTTCAATTTCCTGGTGATCCGTGACCTTCTTGAGACCAGGGCGCGGCCTGCCGGGGAAGGGGCGCTTTTCTGGCCCGTCCTGCGCGAAGTTGCTTCCCTGATCGAGGAGCGGGAACAAATTCTTGCCGGCGGCCTGCCGGCGGAGGCCCTCAGGGCGGTGGTCGGGGAGCTGCTTTTCGACTGCCAGGTGCCCGGCGCCGGCGGCAAAGCTAATGTTCTGGTGCCGCGCGTCCTGGCCCGGGCGGCTGTCGACGCCGCCAGCCGCCTGGCGGACAGTATGAAGGTGCGCAAAAGCGAGCTCCGCGTTGATACGGTGCTGGCGCGCCTTAAGCGCGAAGCAGAGGCCAGATGGCGGCAAATACGTTAA
- a CDS encoding cyanophycinase — translation MAVNGLLPKDTGGPFLLIGGAEDKDGECLILREFVRLAGGERASIVVITTATRLPGEVGEAYRRVFLRLGAGEVSPVHLDSREKAGDLRHAAILQRATGIFFTGGDQLRITRILGKTLFEHALEVASLGGVVIGGTSAGAAAMGEIMITGGRGGRSPGKNTVKMAPGLGLISGVVIDQHFAQRGRIGRLLAAVAHNPHVLGIGIDEDTAIVVSPDGRFNVLGSGTVTVVDGRTITHTNASDLHPQPMLALTGVTLHVLPQGYGYDFKAGKPYSPGSRMACDLF, via the coding sequence ATGGCAGTAAATGGACTCTTGCCAAAAGATACCGGGGGGCCTTTCCTGCTCATCGGGGGGGCGGAGGATAAGGACGGAGAGTGCCTTATCCTACGCGAGTTTGTCCGCCTGGCCGGGGGAGAACGGGCAAGCATTGTGGTGATTACCACGGCCACCCGTCTGCCCGGGGAGGTGGGTGAGGCCTACCGCCGGGTATTCCTGCGGCTGGGGGCAGGGGAAGTTTCCCCGGTCCACCTGGACAGCCGGGAAAAGGCCGGGGACCTGCGCCATGCCGCCATTTTGCAGCGGGCCACGGGCATTTTTTTTACCGGGGGCGACCAGTTGCGGATTACCAGGATCCTGGGGAAGACCCTCTTTGAACATGCTTTGGAGGTCGCCAGCCTTGGGGGAGTGGTGATCGGCGGTACCAGTGCCGGTGCGGCGGCCATGGGCGAGATCATGATCACGGGCGGCAGGGGAGGACGTTCTCCCGGAAAGAATACGGTGAAAATGGCCCCCGGCCTGGGGCTTATCAGCGGCGTGGTGATTGACCAGCATTTCGCCCAGCGGGGGCGCATCGGCCGGCTTCTTGCCGCCGTGGCCCATAATCCCCATGTTCTGGGTATCGGTATTGATGAAGATACGGCCATCGTAGTTTCGCCGGACGGTCGTTTTAATGTGCTGGGTTCCGGCACGGTGACGGTGGTGGACGGGCGGACCATCACGCATACCAACGCTTCCGATTTACACCCCCAGCCCATGCTGGCCCTCACCGGGGTAACCCTGCACGTTCTGCCGCAGGGTTACGGCTATGATTTTAAAGCCGGAAAACCTTACTCCCCCGGCAGCAGAATGGCTTGTGACCTGTTTTAA
- a CDS encoding nucleotidyltransferase family protein — protein sequence MLVQDYGAKEVWLFGSLIRSGSFHRNSDIDLAAAGLPAQEFFRIMARLNAATEFAVDLVDLDACPPWLAATIRKEGKLLGGKQLEPLFCEKETGGSHAGQN from the coding sequence ATGCTTGTTCAGGATTACGGAGCCAAAGAGGTCTGGCTTTTTGGCTCGCTGATCCGGTCAGGCAGTTTCCACAGGAACTCCGACATCGATCTTGCCGCCGCCGGTCTGCCAGCGCAGGAATTCTTCCGGATTATGGCGCGGCTCAATGCCGCCACCGAATTTGCCGTTGATTTAGTTGATCTGGATGCCTGCCCTCCCTGGCTGGCGGCAACCATCAGAAAGGAAGGAAAGCTGCTTGGGGGAAAACAATTAGAACCGCTATTTTGCGAAAAAGAAACGGGTGGATCTCATGCGGGCCAGAACTAA
- a CDS encoding PG0541 family transporter-associated protein, whose protein sequence is MKLLFITYDVDFDEDVMGMLNSLGVTGFTKWDRVLGKGKNSEPRLDDPVWPGFNCAVAAVVGDDDQERILAELKKFSSRLDGKGFKVFVLPVLTVI, encoded by the coding sequence ATGAAGCTGCTTTTTATTACCTATGATGTGGATTTTGACGAGGACGTAATGGGGATGCTCAATTCGCTGGGGGTTACGGGCTTTACCAAATGGGACAGGGTACTGGGCAAAGGGAAAAACAGTGAGCCCAGGCTGGACGATCCGGTATGGCCGGGGTTCAACTGTGCCGTAGCGGCGGTAGTCGGCGATGACGATCAAGAAAGGATCCTGGCGGAGCTTAAAAAATTTTCCTCACGGCTTGACGGTAAGGGTTTTAAGGTCTTTGTGCTGCCGGTTTTAACGGTTATTTAG